CAGCAAGAACGGGCGCTCGAAATGGCTCTTGAACGATCCTTTCAGTGGGTCAAGCCCCATCCGGATCCGCTCCCTGTCCATGGTTTTGCGCAATGCCCATTCCAGAGACCGGTAGACCAGTCGCCAAGCCACAGGATTGAACACCCCCAGCGATCGAGGAAAATTGGGGGGAGCGTGGAACCGACTTTGGACCAACATCGGGACATGGCCCACCTGGCAGGAGGGCACCCCGAGCCGGTCGGCGAAGGAATGGATGGAAAACTGCAGCGCGGTCCCCACGAAGAGATCCACCCCTTCCACCTGGGGAGCGATCTCGCGGAACTGATCCGACACCCCTTCGCGCAGGCCTTTCATCAAGGCTTTCCACGCTGTCCAAGGCCGGCCATTGGCATCCTGGGAGAGCCGGTCCATCTTGGGCCGGAACGCTTGACCCATCGCCGTGGGGTGGGCCCCGAGGCTTCGGCACAGATCCACGAAGTCCGGCGCCACCAACAGCAACGGATCGTGACCGGCCCGAGCAAGGGCCGTGGCGAGGGTCGCGACGGGGCGCACATCCCCTTCGGTCCCGACTGGTGCGAGAAGGATCCGCATTGGTCTTGGTCCCTAGGATACAACACCCTCGCTGGCCCGGTGTGTACCTTCTCTCTCCATGCACCGTTCCGTCCGAATTTCGATGCTGGCTCCGGCACTCCTGGGCTTGGCCATTCCCGTCTGGTCCGCCCACCGTTTCCAGGGGCCAGCTCCTCGGACGGAAACCTTCACGCTGCGCAACCAAACGTTTGCCGCCCGTGCAAGCAGCGCTGGCGTCTTGGCCGGGCCGGACACCCTGGAAGTCCACGCCTTCCTGGTGGACTTTTCCAAGGAAGTCTCGCCCAACGACAAGACCACCGGAAACGGCACCTTCGGATCGGATTCTTCCACAGCCACCCATCTGGAGTCCTGGCGCGCCCGGCGCGATTCCACCCGCGAGCACTACCTGCGGGTGTTCCAGGGCGTGAGCTCCTATTGGCGCGACGCGTCGGGCGGCAGGCTTTCGGTGCAATTTCGGGTGTTCCCGGAATCCAACTCCGCCCAGCCCTACCACCTCCCTCGCTTCATGGGCCAATACAGTCCGGAGCTTCCTTCGGATCCAAACCAGTACAAGTACTTCGACAGCCTCTACGCCACCCGATACGTGGAAATGGCCTCCGACGCCATCCGCGCGGCGGCCAAGGATCCGGCCGGGCCGTTTTCCGTTCCGCTGGCTTCCCGGAAATCCCGCCAACGCGCCTACATGATGATCCACGCCGGAGCCAATGCGGATTTCGACGGCGGCGAAAAGGGTGGCGGCGCGGCGAACACTCCACAGGACTTGCGCGACTACGCGCTGGGTCCGTGGGATTTCAACGTGCTTTCCTACCGCCGCACGATCGCGGACACCTCCTACCTGAAGGACTCCAGCGGTGTCGGAATCCGCCTGCCCGGCGCCGATACGGTGCGCAACCTGCTGGTGATGGCCGAAACCGCCACCCAGGACGGGAGCGTCTTCGGTGTGCGCGGATCGGCGACCTACCTGGTGGGACGCGCGCTGGGATTGCCCGACCTTTGGGACGCGTCCAAGGGATTGGCCGTGGCGGGCAAATTCTGTCTGATGGACGCCGCCGGCACGAACCTGGGCAACGGCTTCCTGCCCCCGCTTCCTTCCGCATGGCCTCGCCTGTACATGGGCTGGGCCACCCCGGTGTTCGCCTCCGCGCAAGGCCCGTCCACCTTCAAGCTGGATGCGGTCCGCCCGGGCAAGGACACCGTGCTGGTGGTTTCCATCGCCGAAGGCGAATACCTGCTGGTGGAAAACCGCCAGCGGACGGAATCCGACAACAAGGCCCGCTTTCGCACCGGGCGACTCGACGGACTGGATTCGGTGGAACAGGCCCTTCCTCCGGATTCGATCCTCACGGTCTTGAAGGATGCCAAGCGTTCCCGAGGCTACCTCTACGGTGCCTCTCCCGACGCGATGTTGCCGGGATCCGGCTTGTTGGTTTGGCACGTGAACGAATGGCTCCTGCGCGAAACCCTGCGCTGGGGGGCACCCAACGCCTGGCTCGGCGATACGCTGCGCGACCGGTACCGGGCCATCACGCTGGTGCAGGCCTCCGGCAAACCGAGCTTGGGACAGGCCTTCCAAAGCGTGGCCGGCGCGATTTCCGATCTGGGATCCGGATCCGACATGTTGCCCCATGCGCGACGGACCAATGGGCGCGTGGATACCATCCGCGCCATCGGACCCGAAGGCTGGACTTCCACCGGAGCCTTGCTCGGCGCACGCAGCCTCACAACGCTGACCGCCACCTGGCCCTCCGATGCCAAGCCCCAGCCAGGCGTCACCACCCTGGAACGCGACAGCGTCTGGACTCCCGGCGCGACCTCCCTCCAGGTCAAGCTGGGATTCGGACCCTACCGCTTGAACGACGCGAGCTTTCCCGTACGCCTCCCCCCGGTCTGGGGCGGCTCCAATTTCCTGCCCGGCCCCAGCGCCCTCCCGCGATCGTTGTGGGTGGTCGACACCTCGGGTGCCCCGCAACTTCTGGATTCCACCGGCACGCCCTGGTTTGCCAGCAAGGACACCCTCAAATTGGTGTGGCCCTACGATTCCACCCCCTCGGCCTTCGCCACCCGCCCCAGCCTGGACACCCTGCGAATGGCCTGGCCGAAGATCGCCCACCAATCCGGACGCCCCGTCGCCACGGCCACGCGCGCCGATCTTTTGGCGATCCGCCTGGCAGACGGCACCACCACCTTGCTAGCCCCCACCACCGACGCCTTCGATCCCGCCCGCCGCGATTCGGCGCGTTTTTTCCTGGACAAGGTCCTGGATGGAGCCACCGCCGGCCCCATCGTGGTGACGGACGGATTTTGGATGGCCAAATCCGACACCATCCTTTCCGTGTCGCGGTCGGGACCCGGCGCCAAAAACGCCACGGGGCTTTCCACCATCGGATCCCTGTGCGCGATCGGGCCCGGCAGCCAGGCCAAGGTCGGCGCGGTGGATGCGGCGGGCCAGGTCGCGGCGCTTCTCCCGTCCGGCAGCCTGGAAAAATGGACGAATTCCGGCATGGCCCGCGAACCGGGAGAAACGTTCCAGATCTTGTCCACCGATTTCGACCGCGACGGCAGCCCCGACGTGGCCGTGCTCGGCTCGCATGGGAACGCCTCGATCCTGTCCGGAGCCACCCGCGCGCCGATGAGCGGCTGGCCCAAGCGCTTCCCACGCACCACCGCCGGGATGGGCGAACCTTCCCCCGGCGCGCTGGGCGACATGGACGGCGACGGTCGCCCGGAGCTTCTGTTCGCGGGAGCCAACCGCGTCTGGGCGGTCGATGGATCCGGAACGCTCCTGCCCGGCTGGCCGGCGGATCTGGCCAGAACCGAAGCCGTAGCGCAGGTGACCGCCTCCCGTCGCTACCCGGCCGGACTCGTCGGCGCCTCTCCACTGGTCGCCGACCTGGATGGCAACGGCTCCAACGAGATCGTGATCTCCGGCGTGGACGGGCAGGCTCGCGTCTTTTCCGGCAACGGCGCCTCCTGGACCGGCCCCGTTCTGGGCGCCACCCCGGGAGCCGCCGCGGGCCCCACCTACGTGCAAGGCTCCTGGCCCCTGGCCGTGGCCAGTCCCACCTTCGACACACTCCGCCCCCCCTTCGTGCCCTTGGCGCTCTTGGGAACAGGGAAGGACGTGCGACTGGTGGCCGTCTCGTCGCGCAGCACTCTTGACGAATTCCGTCTGGGCCAGGCGAAATCCAAGTGGGCTTGGACCCTGGGCGATCCCGGACGTTCCTCCTACCTCCCCGACTCGCTCCTGGGCACCGTGCGCCCTCGCCCCGACGGCATCTCCGAATTCCACCTGTTTCCCAGCCCCGTCCGCGACGGGCGAGCCACCTTCCGCTACGTGCTGGGCAAGGACGCGAGATCCGTGACGCTTTCCGTCTGGGAGCAGACCGGTGCCCGTGCGTTCCAGCGTTCGGACCTTCCCTCCGTCGCGGGACGTCGCGAGATCGCCTTCACCGATCTGCCTTGGGGATCGGGCGTGTACGCGGCCCGGCTGGAAGTCAAGTGGGCGTCCGGCGGACAGGACGAGGCCTGGTTCCGGTTCGGAGTGGTGCGCTAGAGAATCGCCATCCGTCCGCCCTTGTCGCCTCCGGCAACCAGCCGAAGCCCCGATTGCCGCAGTTGTCGAGACGGCGGCTTCACCGCCTCCTCAGGGCGAACGGAAGGGGGGGTCAGTGTCGGACGGCGCGCTGTCGGTCTACCACGAGCGGCCGACCGATCCGTGGAGCCGGACGTTCCAGCGATCGATTCCTTCCTGGTGGTCGGCGTTTCGGATCTTTTCCAGTTCGGTTCCACCACGCAATTCCAGGCCGCTCCACTCCACCCAGCCACCTGCACCCAAGCGAAGACGCGTCTCCACCACTCCCGACAACGGCCAGATCCTGTCTTCCAATAGGACGGGATCTGTCTGGAGTGTCGCGTCCCCTTGCGAGAGCCAGTCCAGCTCCACGTAGGCGCCGAGCGTGCTGTCGGGGGCATCCCACTGCCATCGGCTCCACAGGTCCAACGCGTCGGGGCCGCGGTGGTAGGCCAACGGCTGATCCACCACCCAGCTATCGGCGAAATCGGAGGCCGCTTGATCGAAATAGTTGGAGCGGTAGATCCGCCGCGAGATGCCCCGCAGCAAGGGCAGCGCGTGGTGGTTGAGGGTGGGCGAGGTCGCGGTCAGATCCAACCGCCCCTTCCAAAATCCGTCCGCTGTGCGAAGATGTCCCGACCACCCGCCGTTGGTCCCGAAGATCACCCGCATTTCCGTGCCGGAATCCTCCCCCACCGGACTTCGCATTTCCTCCACCAGCGCTTGGAGATGGAAATCCCCCACCGGTGCCCTGCGATAGGCCACTTCCGCCGCGGTGGACACCTTCGAAAAACCATCGCCGAAATTGTCGTGCCAGGCCACGAAAGGAAGGATGTCGCGCAAGGCGGGGGCTTTGCCTCCCACCAACAACTGTTCCACCGCGGCCAACTCCCATCCTTGGTGGCTCCACGAAAGCCTGTGCAGGAAGAGCGTTTTCCATGGCTCGGTGAAATGCCTTCCTCGTTGATTGGGAACCGTCTCCCTCGATTGCACGTCCACTTCCGATCCTGGCTGAATCGAGCCGTCCGCGTGCATTCCCAGAAGCCACGGATTGAGGGAAGATCCAAACCACTGGAAATTCCACGAGCCCATCGGGAGCTCCCACCAGAGTGCGTCGTGGATCAGGTTGGACCCGAGGATCACCCCGTGCGGCGACTCGGAAAAACTCTTGCGAAACCGGCCCGCCTGGATGGCACCCAACATTCCCGAGTACCGGATCCAGCCTTCGTACGGCGCATTGATGTCCACCTCGTTGAATCCTGTCAGCACATTCGAGCCGAACTTGTCTTCCGACCAGGCCATCAGATCGCGGCGCAAGGGCAGCACCACATGCAGCCGCACGGAGTCCCTGCGCGCATCCAAGGCCAGTTCCGCCAAGGCGGGCAGATCCTCCCAAAGCCGCACCTGTTCTGGATCCGCCTGCAACGCCCGCCAGTCTCCGGAATACCACTCCGCCACTGCGGGGAAAACCGGGCCGATCTCCCGAGCAGGCGAAACGGCCAAGTGGAATGCCGGCTTCATGGAAAGCATCCAGGAAGCCGTATCGGAAAAAGCGGAGCATGCGCTCAAGAATGCGGCAAGGAGCATATTTGCAATTCTAGCTCTGGAAGCCTATTGCCAATTTTTGCTTTTCAAGTCTAGGTTAGCTGGATGTCCAAGCTCTACGATCAGTTCGTGACCGTCCTCGGCGACATCAAGATTTTCCGCTATCCGTTCTGGATGGTGTACGATCCCGGCTCCTACCGCATCAAGGGCCCGGAATCCCGGCAAATCCAGGGCCTCATCCAGCCTGGCGACATCCTTTTGCGCCGCTACGATGGATACTTGGACGGACGCATCATCGGCGGGGCGTTTTCGCACGCGGCTCTCTACGTAGGCCCGATCACGGACGCCGACGCGGTCGAGGCCCCTCCCGAAGGTCGCACCAGCCGATACTTCGAAACAGGCCCCGAAATGGTCTCGCATTCCACGGCGGAAGGCGTGCACCTGGAAGACATCCTCACCTTCTTGCGCTGCGACGGCGTGGCGGTGCTTCGCCTCCCCAAGACCTTGCGCCGGCGCAAGGAAGACTATCCGGTGCCCTCGGATCTGCGCGCCTGGCACCCGGAAGAACAGGCGATCTATACCCGCCTGCTGGAAGGCGGGTCGGTGGAATTTTCGGAAGTCTGGCCCCTCGCGCGCGAGGTCGGCATGGGAAAGCTGGGCACCCAATACGACTTCGCCTTCAAGTTCGAGGACGGAAATCGTCTCAGCTGCACGGAGTACGTCGCGCACGCCTACCGATGCCTGCGCCCGGCGCTGGGGATCGTCCCCACCCGCCAGGAGTTCCTGGGCGGCCTTCGCCACCAGGTCGTGATCCGCCCGCAGGACTACCTCAAGACCGTGCTGGAACGCATCCACATCTCGCCATCGGCCCTGGAGCCGATGCGCAAGTACAAACTCTAGGTCTCTGGCCTAGAAGTTCGGAAGCAGCGCTTCCGGCAGGAAGTATCGACCGGAATCGCGCTGGAAGAGAATCCTTTCCTTGCGGGTCTGGAAAGCACCGATGAGTCGTGCGGAATCTTCCATGGCGATGGGGAAGGTCTCCGCAAGGCCATCGGAGGAATCGATTCCGAGTCGACGGCGCTCCCAACGACACCCGATGGAATCTTCGTCGCATGGCAGCTGCCCTTCGTTGCTGAAGTACACCTGCGAGGAAAGGACCTCGCGAAGTTTGGCGGAATCGGGAGAGTACCAGGTTTCCGATTCGATCATGTCTCCCAATCCTGTATAGACGCTGGAAAGCACGAACGCCCGGCGTGCACGCCCGATGCGCACCAGGGAAACTTCGCCCGGCTCGCCAAACGACCCGCTCTCCCAGCCGGAGGACTCGGAAACGACCTTCGCGGAATCCCTTGTTCCTCTGAACACCAGAAGATCCACCCATCCTCCCTGGGAATGGCTGGCTTCCAACACATTTCCGCAAACCGCCACCCAAGTGGAAGGGATGCCCTGGTCCACGAATTCCTGGCGCAGACAAACCTCCACCCTCGTGTCCAGGTTGTCTTCGCGCACACCTTTTCCGGGCCCAGGAAGATTGCCATATCGTTGGGTCAATTCGGAATCCACGCTCCAGGCCCGAGGCGCCCCCACACCGTTGGAGCCCTCCTTTGGGGTGGCGGAATCCTGGCAGGCGAACAAGACCAAGAGACACAAGGCTGCGGCGAAGAAGCGAATCGATAGGGACATGGTCCGTGAAAGGTCATCGGACGCTACCGATTGCGTCAATCTCGAGCGCGTGGCAGGAAGATCACGGACCATCCTGGATCCTCGCGATGATCGATCGAATGCTCCACTGAATGCATCTCCGTACGTGCAGTCCATCGCCTGCACCGGACCGACGAGCCCATCCGAGTCAAGGATTTTTCCTGGACCCGACGCATTGGCACGATGGATGCATATCCTTTCTAGCGTGCCCGACAGCACGGAGATCAGCATGTCCCATTCGTCCGCTCCCAAATCACTTTGGTCCATCAAAGGAATCGTGCCGTTCCTCGGCATCGGCTTCCTCAACGCCTTCAACGACATCGGCCTGAAGACAATCCTCTTCAACGCTGTCCAGAAGGCGCTCCCTTCCGGAACGGAACTGATCATATATCAGTCGGTCCTGCAGGCCCTGATTTTGATCCCCTTTGTGGCCTTCTTCACGCCGGCCGGATTCTTCTCCGACAAGTTCGCCAAGGACAAGGTCATCCGCTGGTGCACCTTCCTGGCCATCCCGTTGGCCCTCGCGTTGGTGGTCTCCTTCCATATGGCCAACTGGAACATGGCGTTCTGGATGTTGCTGATCATCGCCGCCCAAGCCGCTCTCTATTCTCCTTCCAAGTACGGCTTCGTGAAGGAAATCGTGGGTAGCCACAACCTGGCTTCCGCCAACGCGGTGATCCAAGGGCTCACGATCGTGGCCATCCTGTTGTCCACGTTTCTGTCCTCAGTCGCCTTCGAACACTTCTACATCCCTGGCACCAAAGACCTCGGACAGATTCTGTTCCAAAATCGCTGGGTCGCCTGGATCATCCTGGCTGGCTTCGTGCTGGAATGGGCATTGGCCTATAAGGTGCCGCGCATCGGCAAGACCGACGCGACCTTGAAGTTCTCGTGGGGCAAGTACATATCCACCGGCTACCTGCGCGAAAACCTCGCCGATGCATGGAACAACGTCACCATCCGCCAATCGATCATCGGTTTGTCCGTGTTCTTCGCGGTCAACCAGGTGCTGCTCGCCAACCTCGGCTCCTACATGAAGGAAACCTCCGGGGAAGAAAATACGGTGATCATCAACGCCATTTTTGCCGCTGCCGCCATCGGCATGGCAGCGGGCGCCTTCTACGCGGCCCGCATGTCCAAGAACTTCATCGAGACCGGATTGGTTCCCGCCGGCGCCGCGGGCATCTCCGTGCTGCTGTTCGTGCTGCCCGGGATCAGCTACCCCCCCGCCCTGGCCGCCTTGTTCTTCGGATTCGGCTTTTTTGGCGGCATGTTCCTGATCCCGCTGAACGCCCTGATCCAGTTCCACACCCGCGAGAACACCGCCGGCCACATCGTGGCCGCGAACAATTTCTGGCAAAACGTCCTGATGCTCCTGTTTCTAGGTGGGACCGTTTCGCTGTATTTGCTGGAAGTCTCGCAGCGCACGGTGTTCACCGGCCTGGCGATCCTCACGGCCATCGGGACCGTGTGGGCCGTACGACTGCTGCCCCAATCCCTGATCCGCACCCTGATCCGCGGCATGTTCGCCAGCCGCTACAAGATGCAGGTGATGGGCTTGGACAACCTTCCCTCCGAAGGCGGCGTGCTCTTTTTGGGCAACCACATTTCCTTCCTGGATTGGGCCTTCCTGCAGATGGCCAGCCCCCGTCCGGTCCGCTTCGTGATGGAACGCAGCTACTACGAGAAGTGGTACCTCAAGTGGCTTCTGAACAACCTCGGCGTGATCCCCATCTCCTCGGGTGGCGCGGCCTCCGCCCTGTCCAGCGTGCGCAAGGCCCTGGAAGCCGGCGATGCCGTGGCGCTCTTCCCGGAAGGCCACCTGACAAGAAACGGCCACCTCTCCAGCTTCCGCTCGGGATTCGAGAAGGCCCTGTCCGGCACCGGCGCGGTGGTGGTCCCGTTCTACATCCAAGGTCTTTGGGGCTCCATCTACAGCCACGCTTCGGCAGGCTATAGACAAATTCTGCGCAGCCTGGATTCCCGGCAGATCACCGTCGCCTTCGGGCCCGTCCTTCCCGACACCGCCGAGGCCGTCCAGGTCAAGCAGGTGGTCCAGGAATTGTCCATCGAGGCGTGGAAGGCCCATGTGGAAGGCATGCGCCCCATCGCCTCCTCCTGGCTTCGCACCGCCAAACGCGTGGGTTCCGAGCCATCCGTGTTCGCCCACGACGGCCAGGACCTGTCCGGCACGCGCCTGTTGGCGGCCGTGTTGGCCTTCGCCAGGAAGCTGGAGAAGATCGCCCCCGCCCAGGAGCGGGTCGGCATCCTGCTCCCGCCCTCTTCGGCGGGCATCATCGCGAACCTCGCCGTGCTGGCCCGGGGCCGCACCATCGTGAACCTCAACTACACCCAGCCTCCGGAAGTGCTGGTGGCCTGCGCCAAGCGCGCCAACCTGCGCACCATCATCACCTCCAAGCAATTCGAGACCAAGCTCGCGGCCAAAGGGTTCGACGTCTCGAGCCTGGGCCAAGTCTGTGAGATCGTACGCATGGAAGACCTGCGCGAATCGATCTCCAAGGTCGAGTTCGTCCGCCAGCTTCTGCGCGCCAAGTTCCTTCCGGCCTTCTGGCTGGAACTGGTGTCGTTCAAGCGCGTCAAGCTCACGGACACCGCCGCGATCCTGTTCAGCTCGGGATCCGAAGGCACCCCCAAGGGCGTGGAGCTCAGCCACGCGAACATGGTGGGCAACATCCGTCAGACATCCACCGTGTTGAACCCGGAAGGCGACGATGTGATCCTTTCCACGTTACCGCTGTTCCATGCCTTCGGATTGACCACCACCACCCTGATGCCCTTGGTGGAAGGCATCCCGCTGGTGGCCCAGCCTGACCCGACCGACGCCCGCGCGATCGGCAAGGCCTGCGCCAAGCACAAGGTCACCATCATGTGCGGAACCTCCACGTTCCTGCGCATGTACACCCAGGCCAAGTCGTTCCATCCGCTGATGCTTCGCAGCATCCGCATGGTGGTGGCCGGCGCGGAAAGACTGCGTCCCGAGGTCCGACTGGGCTTCCGCGAGAAGTTCGGGCTGGAGATCTACGAGGGCTACGGCACCACCGAAACCACTCCTGTCGCCTCGGTCAACATCCCGGATGCGCTGTTGGACGACTACTCCACCGTGCAGATCGGCAACAAGCACGGCACCGTGGGACTTTGCCTGCCCGGCAGCCATTTCCGGATCGTCGACCCGGACACCCTGCAGACACTTCCTGTCGGGGAGGCCGGACTCGTGCTGATCGGCGGAACGCAGATCATGAAGGGATACCTGGACGACCCGGCGCGCACCGAGGCTTCCGTGGTGGAGCTGGACGGCACCCGCTGGTACCGCTCCGGCGACAAGGGCCGCATCGATACCGACGGCTTCTTGCAGATCCTGGACCGCTACTCGCGCTTCGCCAAGGTGGGCGGCGAGATGGTCTCGCTGGGATCGGTGGAATCGGCGCTGGCCGAATCCGGCTGCCTGGCCCCTTGCGACTACCTGGCCGTGGCCATCCCCGATCCGGGCAAGGGCGAACGGCTGGCGCTGCTGTACTGCGCCCCCCAGGGCGAGACGGCACCGGAGCCGGACGCGATGCGCGACAAGATCCGTCAATCCGGGATTCCGCCGCTCTCGCAGCCTTCCGTGTGCTTCAAGGTGGACGTCATGCCCCGCCTGGGAACCGGCAAGGCCGACTACGCCAAGGCCAAGGAGCTCGCGCTGAAGTTGTCCGGCGAAGGCTGAGGTCCGCTCCGGCGGGTGTTCATCCGACAAACAACGACAGATACCTCTGGAACACCCAGATGCGACCGCGCATCTGGCCGGTGGTCTCCACCAGGATCCCGCGCTTCGCGAAATCCTTGATGATGGCGTTGGCCGTGGGAGTGGACACCGAGAGGATCTTTTCCACCTCGGCGGCCGTGACCATGGGGTTGCGGTACAGGTGCTGCAAGAGGGTCCGAGCCATCGGCCCCCGACGTCCGGTGGTCTGTACCGCGGATTCCACCTCGGTACGCAATTGCAGAATCTGACGGAAGACGTCGCGGCCCTTGCCTGCCGTCTGGGCCACGCCTTGCAAGAAGAAGCGAACCCAATGGACCAGGTCGTTGGACATCCTCACCCGCGTCAGGGCATCGTAGTAGCTCCCGCGGTTCTTCTCGAAGAAGTCCGAGAGGTAGAGAGAAGGCTTGGCCAGCGCCCCGCAGTGCACCAGATACAACGGCACCAGCAGACGCCCGATGCGCCCGTTGCCGTCCAGGAAGGGGTGGATCGTCTCGAACTGGTAATGGCTGATCGCGATGCGGATCAGGTCGGGCACCACGATGCCCTGGTTGTGCCAGAACTGTTCCAGATCGCTCATCAAAACGGGAACTCCGTCCGGGTGCGGGGGAACGAAGGCCGCGTCCTTGAGGCTGGACCCCCCGATCCAATTCTGGCTGGTGCGGAACTCGCCCGGCATCTTGTGCTCGCCGCGTACCCCGCGCAGCAACGTCGCGTGCGTTTCCTTCAGGAGCCGGTTGGACAGAGGCAAAGCTCCCAGCGAGGCGATCGCCAGGTTCACCGCGTCGATGTAGTTGCGGACTTCCCGCCAGTCGTCGCGCTTTTCCGGAGCGATCTGCTCCTCCGACATCAAGGCCTCATCCACCTCCGTGCGGGTGCCCTCGATACGGCTTGAGGTCTGCGCCTCTTTCACCACGTGCATCTGGATGAAGAGATCGATGTCGGGGACGATCAGCGAAAAGGCGTTCAGCTCCCCAATCGCCCGGTTGGCGGCTTCCAGAAGAACGGAAATTTCGGCATCTTCCCAGGTCCAAGACTGGTTCACCAGGGTCGGCTCGAAACTGCGGTACTGGTACCGCGTCTGCCAACTACCTGCGACAAAGCTCTCGAATTTCATGCGAACCTTTCCTTACCGGCCATCTAAGTAAAGAATATCCGCAATTTCTTTACTTAGAACGATCTTTAGTTAAGAAAATTGCCAAAAGGCTTCCTTAAATTTCTTCCGAAAAGGCTTGGAAGCAGAACGGAGTTCAACTTCGCCCCTCTACCCCTCAAGCCTCCTCTTGGTGGTAACTTGAACTCATGACTACCCCCTCCCCCTACCGCATCCTCTTCCTTCGCACCGGAGGCCGCTACGCCGACCTCGGC
This DNA window, taken from Fibrobacterota bacterium, encodes the following:
- a CDS encoding MFS transporter — encoded protein: MSHSSAPKSLWSIKGIVPFLGIGFLNAFNDIGLKTILFNAVQKALPSGTELIIYQSVLQALILIPFVAFFTPAGFFSDKFAKDKVIRWCTFLAIPLALALVVSFHMANWNMAFWMLLIIAAQAALYSPSKYGFVKEIVGSHNLASANAVIQGLTIVAILLSTFLSSVAFEHFYIPGTKDLGQILFQNRWVAWIILAGFVLEWALAYKVPRIGKTDATLKFSWGKYISTGYLRENLADAWNNVTIRQSIIGLSVFFAVNQVLLANLGSYMKETSGEENTVIINAIFAAAAIGMAAGAFYAARMSKNFIETGLVPAGAAGISVLLFVLPGISYPPALAALFFGFGFFGGMFLIPLNALIQFHTRENTAGHIVAANNFWQNVLMLLFLGGTVSLYLLEVSQRTVFTGLAILTAIGTVWAVRLLPQSLIRTLIRGMFASRYKMQVMGLDNLPSEGGVLFLGNHISFLDWAFLQMASPRPVRFVMERSYYEKWYLKWLLNNLGVIPISSGGAASALSSVRKALEAGDAVALFPEGHLTRNGHLSSFRSGFEKALSGTGAVVVPFYIQGLWGSIYSHASAGYRQILRSLDSRQITVAFGPVLPDTAEAVQVKQVVQELSIEAWKAHVEGMRPIASSWLRTAKRVGSEPSVFAHDGQDLSGTRLLAAVLAFARKLEKIAPAQERVGILLPPSSAGIIANLAVLARGRTIVNLNYTQPPEVLVACAKRANLRTIITSKQFETKLAAKGFDVSSLGQVCEIVRMEDLRESISKVEFVRQLLRAKFLPAFWLELVSFKRVKLTDTAAILFSSGSEGTPKGVELSHANMVGNIRQTSTVLNPEGDDVILSTLPLFHAFGLTTTTLMPLVEGIPLVAQPDPTDARAIGKACAKHKVTIMCGTSTFLRMYTQAKSFHPLMLRSIRMVVAGAERLRPEVRLGFREKFGLEIYEGYGTTETTPVASVNIPDALLDDYSTVQIGNKHGTVGLCLPGSHFRIVDPDTLQTLPVGEAGLVLIGGTQIMKGYLDDPARTEASVVELDGTRWYRSGDKGRIDTDGFLQILDRYSRFAKVGGEMVSLGSVESALAESGCLAPCDYLAVAIPDPGKGERLALLYCAPQGETAPEPDAMRDKIRQSGIPPLSQPSVCFKVDVMPRLGTGKADYAKAKELALKLSGEG
- a CDS encoding Fic family protein; translated protein: MKFESFVAGSWQTRYQYRSFEPTLVNQSWTWEDAEISVLLEAANRAIGELNAFSLIVPDIDLFIQMHVVKEAQTSSRIEGTRTEVDEALMSEEQIAPEKRDDWREVRNYIDAVNLAIASLGALPLSNRLLKETHATLLRGVRGEHKMPGEFRTSQNWIGGSSLKDAAFVPPHPDGVPVLMSDLEQFWHNQGIVVPDLIRIAISHYQFETIHPFLDGNGRIGRLLVPLYLVHCGALAKPSLYLSDFFEKNRGSYYDALTRVRMSNDLVHWVRFFLQGVAQTAGKGRDVFRQILQLRTEVESAVQTTGRRGPMARTLLQHLYRNPMVTAAEVEKILSVSTPTANAIIKDFAKRGILVETTGQMRGRIWVFQRYLSLFVG